From the Esox lucius isolate fEsoLuc1 chromosome 21, fEsoLuc1.pri, whole genome shotgun sequence genome, one window contains:
- the msrb2 gene encoding methionine-R-sulfoxide reductase B2, mitochondrial isoform X2 codes for MSRLIVRLTLVVARRRVAANSVLLPKTGVPAFIRLVSTSSGLRSLTRYDETTDWQKKLTPEQYVVTREKGTEMPFSGLYLNHNEVGMYHCVCCDTPLFSSEAKYDSGTGWPAFKEAHGTWERDESHASIIRRPDNTLGSAETEVLCKHDGPEPTGQRFCINSVSLNFRPRESTPSNELNPLEPSA; via the exons ATGTCTCGTCTTATCGTTCGACTTACCCTCGTCGTCGCTCGCAGGAGAGTGGCTGCCAATTCCGTGTTATTGCCCAAGACTGGGGTTCCTGCTTTCATCCGTCTTGTCTCCACTAGTTCAG GTTTGCGGTCGTTGACTCGTTACGACGAGACAACAGACTGGCAGAAGAAACTGACCCCTGAACAGTATGTGGTCACGAGAGAGAAGGGGACAGAAATG CCTTTCAGCGGTCTCTATCTGAACCACAATGAGGTGGGGATGTACCACTGTGTGTGCTGTGACACTCCCCTCTTCAG CTCAGAGGCGAAGTATGACTCAGGGACTGGTTGGCCAGCGTTCAAAGAGGCTCATGGGACATGGGAACGCGATGAGAGCCACGCATCCATAATCCGTCGCCCTGACAACACATTGGGCAGTGCAGAGACCGAGGTCCTCTGTAAACAC GACGGACCAGAACCCACaggacaaaggttctgcatcaaCAGTGTGTCTCTCAACTTCAGACCCAGAGAGTCCACACCCAGCAACGAGTTGAACCCTCTAGAACCATCTGCTTAA
- the LOC105022025 gene encoding lipocalin-like yields MMMMRIVGVVLCAALVACVDVMPQKDFDLEKMAGKWWTVGYGTNAQWFVSRKANMKMGIDLLTPTASGDLDITSTKENDDGSCWNVTHLAQKTDTPGRLTFTSQRWNNDNDMRVVAVQYDDFALTHIIMTQNGVPEVLNKLISRTPGVSEALQQKFRQFSLDTGVLSDNIAILPKISECSKA; encoded by the exons atgatgatgatgagaataGTAGGCGTTGTGTTGTGCGCTGCCCTGGTGGCCTGTGTTGATGTCATGCCCCAGAAAGACTTCGACCTGGAGAAG ATGGCTGGTAAGTGGTGGACTGTGGGCTACGGCACCAACGCCCAGTGGTTcgtgagccgcaaggcaaacaTGAAGATGGGCATTGACTTGTTAACGCCCACCGCCTCAGGAGACCTGGACATCACCTCCACCAAAGAGAA CGATGATGGTTCTTGCTGGAATGTGACACATTTGGCCCAGAAGACCGACACCCCAGGTCGACTCACTTTCACCAGCCAGC GTTGGAACAATGACAATGACATGCGTGTGGTGGCTGTCCAGTATGATGACTTTGCTCTGACCCATATCATCATGACCCAAAATGGAGTACCGGAGGTCCTCAACAAGCTCATAA GTCGCACTCCAGGGGTGAGTGAAGCTCTGCAGCAGAAGTTCAGACAGTTCTCTCTGGACACAGGAGTCCTCTCTGACAACATCGCTATCCTGCCCAAAATCA GTGAATGTAGCAAAGCATAG
- the msrb2 gene encoding methionine-R-sulfoxide reductase B2, mitochondrial isoform X1, producing the protein MSRLIVRLTLVVARRRVAANSVLLPKTGVPAFIRLVSTSSGLRSLTRYDETTDWQKKLTPEQYVVTREKGTEMPFSGLYLNHNEVGMYHCVCCDTPLFSSEAKYDSGTGWPAFKEAHGTWERDESHASIIRRPDNTLGSAETEVLCKHCDAHLGHVFQDGPEPTGQRFCINSVSLNFRPRESTPSNELNPLEPSA; encoded by the exons ATGTCTCGTCTTATCGTTCGACTTACCCTCGTCGTCGCTCGCAGGAGAGTGGCTGCCAATTCCGTGTTATTGCCCAAGACTGGGGTTCCTGCTTTCATCCGTCTTGTCTCCACTAGTTCAG GTTTGCGGTCGTTGACTCGTTACGACGAGACAACAGACTGGCAGAAGAAACTGACCCCTGAACAGTATGTGGTCACGAGAGAGAAGGGGACAGAAATG CCTTTCAGCGGTCTCTATCTGAACCACAATGAGGTGGGGATGTACCACTGTGTGTGCTGTGACACTCCCCTCTTCAG CTCAGAGGCGAAGTATGACTCAGGGACTGGTTGGCCAGCGTTCAAAGAGGCTCATGGGACATGGGAACGCGATGAGAGCCACGCATCCATAATCCGTCGCCCTGACAACACATTGGGCAGTGCAGAGACCGAGGTCCTCTGTAAACAC TGTGATGCCCATCTGGGTCATGTGTTTCAGGACGGACCAGAACCCACaggacaaaggttctgcatcaaCAGTGTGTCTCTCAACTTCAGACCCAGAGAGTCCACACCCAGCAACGAGTTGAACCCTCTAGAACCATCTGCTTAA
- the LOC105022027 gene encoding lipocalin-like: protein MMMRRIIGVVLCTALVACVDVMPQKDFNLEKMAGKWWIVGFATNAQWFVGHKANMKMGTATLTPTASGDLDLIYANLNADGSCWRMTHLAKKTDASGRFTFTSQRWNNENDMRVVAVQYDEFALIHTIKTKNGVSEVLNKLYSRTPEVSEALQQKFRQFSLDTGILSDNIAILPKNGECTEA, encoded by the exons ATGATGATGAGGAGAATAATTGGCGTTGTGCTGTGCACTGCCCTGGTGGCCTGCGTTGATGTCATGCCCCAGAAAGACTTCAACCTGGAGAAG ATGGCTGGTAAGTGGTGGATTGTGGGCTTTGCCACCAACGCCCAGTGGTTTGTGGGCCACAAGGCGAACATGAAGATGGGCACTGCCACTTTGACGCCCACTGCCTCAGGAGACCTGGACCTCATCTATGCCAACCTGAA CGCTGATGGTTCTTGCTGGAGGATGACCCATCTGGCAAAGAAGACAGACGCCTCAGGTCGCTTCACTTTCACCAGCCAGC GTTGGAACAATGAAAATGACATGCGTGTGGTGGCTGTCCAGTATGATGAATTTGCTCTGATCCACACCATCAAGACCAAAAATGGAGTATCGGAGGTCCTCAACAAACTCTACA GTCGCACTCCAGAGGTGAGTGAAGCTCTGCAGCAGAAGTTCAGACAGTTCTCTCTGGATACAGGAATCCTCTCTGACAACATCGCCATCCTGCCCAAAAACG GTGAATGTACCGAGGCATAG
- the c8g gene encoding complement component C8 gamma chain, with amino-acid sequence MVGLWRWVTVVTVACVCLWGAAEAVGGAKSRPRPQRRPQKKPKVNPVEEILPPGDINIQDMSGTWYLVSAASKCNFLVKNGLKVEATVMTLTPPTASGDPISVSTTTRLNHQCWEILQVYTVTPAPGRLVLNGSRPELNTDIVIGETDYSSYAVFYYQKQGQLTMKLYGRSKDTLSEAILDKFEDLAEKKGLGLAYVFAFPNYSHCTSVEKDNVINCVPIC; translated from the exons ATGGTCGGGTTGTGGCGTTGGGTCACCGTGGTGACGGTGGCGTGCGTGTGCCTCTGGGGAGCGGCTGAAGCAGTGGGGGGAGCGAAGAGTCGACCACGACCCCAAAGGAGACCCCAGAAAAAGCCCAAAGTTAACCCAGTCGAAGAGATTCTGCCGCCTGGGGATATCAACATACAAGAT aTGAGCGGGACCTGGTACCTGGTCAGTGCAGCATCTAAGTGTAACTTCCTGGTGAAGAACGGTCTGAAGGTGGAGGCGACGGTGATGACCCTGACACCGCCCACCGCCTCGGGTGACCCCATCTCCGTCAGCACCACCACACGCCT TAATCACCAGTGTTGGGAGATCTTGCAGGTATACACTGTCACTCCAGCCCCAGGCCGCCTCGTACTTAATG GTAGCAGACCAGAGCTGAACACTGATATAGTGATTGGAGAGACAGACTACAGTTCCTATGCGGTCTTCTACTACCAGAAACAGGGACAGCTCACCATGAAGCTCTACG GCAGATCCAAGGATACCCTTTCAGAAGCTATCTTGGATAAGTTTGAGGACCTTGCTGAGAAAAAGGGTCTGGGGTTGGCCTATGTGTTTGCCTTCCCAAACTACA GTCACTGCACGTCTGTGGAAAAAGACAATGTGATTA ATTGCGTGCCGATATGTTAA
- the LOC105022026 gene encoding lipocalin-like precursor, translating to MMMMRIMGVVLCAALVACVDVMPQKDFDLEKMAGKWWKVGLATNAQWFVSRKANMKMGTATLTPTASGDLDLICANLNADGSCWKMTHLAKKTDTPGRFTFTSQLWNNENDMRVVAVQYDEFALIHMIKTKNGVSEVLNKLISRTPEVSEALQQKFRQFSLDTGILSDNIAILPKNGECTEA from the exons atgatgatgatgagaataATGGGCGTTGTGCTGTGCGCTGCCCTGGTGGCCTGCGTTGATGTCATGCCCCAGAAAGACTTCGACCTGGAGAAG ATGGCTGGTAAGTGGTGGAAGGTGGGCTTAGCTACCAACGCCCAGTGGTTtgtgagccgtaaggcgaacaTGAAGATGGGCACTGCCACTTTGACGCCCACCGCCTCAGGAGACCTGGACCTCATCTGTGCAAACCTGaa CGCTGATGGTTCTTGCTGGAAGATGACCCATCTGGCAAAGAAGACCGACACCCCAGGTCGCTTCACTTTCACCAGCCAGC TTTGGAACAACGAAAATGACATGCGTGTGGTGGCTGTCCAGTATGATGAATTTGCTCTGATCCATATGATCAAGACCAAAAATGGAGTATCTGAGGTCCTCAACAAGCTCATAA GTCGCACTCCAGAGGTGAGTGAAGCTCTGCAGCAGAAGTTCAGACAGTTCTCTCTGGATACAGGAATCCTCTCTGACAACATCGCCATCCTGCCCAAAAACG GTGAATGTACCGAGGCATAG